The proteins below come from a single Chryseobacterium bernardetii genomic window:
- a CDS encoding helix-turn-helix domain-containing protein produces the protein MEKLKNLRKQRGYTQQQIADILATDVSNYSRKENGEVKIFDDEWEKLAKALDTSIEDIREERIANVVQNLTFNDSSSNTSNQSGNYNQYCSIPDYMLESQQEYIKLLREQIEMLKAENAKLKKK, from the coding sequence ATGGAAAAGCTAAAAAACCTAAGAAAGCAGAGAGGTTATACACAGCAACAGATTGCTGATATTCTTGCAACCGATGTCTCCAACTACAGCAGAAAAGAGAATGGAGAAGTAAAGATATTCGATGATGAATGGGAGAAACTGGCCAAAGCTCTAGATACTTCTATAGAGGATATCAGAGAAGAAAGAATTGCAAATGTTGTACAGAATCTCACCTTCAACGACAGTAGTTCTAACACAAGTAACCAATCTGGAAATTACAATCAATATTGCAGTATTCCTGACTATATGTTAGAGAGTCAGCAGGAATACATTAAGCTTTTAAGAGAACAAATTGAGATGTTGAAAGCTGAAAATGCTAAATTAAAAAAGAAATAA
- a CDS encoding VOC family protein, protein MSIQFEAGINIAIKIPKSKYEKTVAFYRDILKLQVEEKKIDNPTVSRTHEVKFGTNIIWLDCVDNYTHSETWLQLTVPNVEEATGYLQLNGVETCDEIEELPENMHWIMDPAGTVFNVQPTPS, encoded by the coding sequence ATGAGTATCCAATTTGAGGCAGGCATTAATATCGCCATTAAAATTCCTAAAAGTAAATATGAAAAGACCGTTGCTTTTTACAGGGATATTTTAAAACTACAGGTAGAGGAGAAGAAGATTGATAATCCCACTGTTTCCCGAACTCATGAAGTGAAATTCGGTACCAATATCATCTGGTTAGATTGTGTAGATAATTACACGCATTCAGAAACCTGGCTTCAGCTCACTGTTCCCAATGTTGAAGAAGCAACAGGATATCTGCAATTAAACGGCGTAGAAACCTGCGATGAAATTGAGGAACTTCCGGAAAACATGCACTGGATTATGGATCCGGCAGGTACGGTCTTTAATGTGCAGCCAACACCATCCTAA
- a CDS encoding DUF1272 domain-containing protein — MLEIRTSCENCRKPLPYDSSEAMICTFECTFCKDCVDRIFKNVCPNCGGGLEKRPIRPKSLLAKYPVSTEIVYQPINEAEFKIKQERLIDIPLGER, encoded by the coding sequence ATGTTAGAAATAAGAACCAGCTGCGAAAATTGCAGGAAACCCTTACCTTATGACTCATCTGAAGCCATGATCTGTACATTTGAATGTACGTTTTGCAAAGATTGTGTTGACCGGATTTTTAAAAATGTTTGCCCCAACTGTGGAGGCGGGCTGGAAAAACGTCCCATCAGACCCAAAAGTCTTCTTGCAAAATATCCTGTAAGCACTGAAATTGTATATCAGCCCATTAATGAAGCAGAATTCAAAATTAAACAAGAAAGATTAATAGATATCCCTTTAGGTGAAAGATAA